The stretch of DNA tgcaatttctgaagttgatttatgctttcttattatttgtttcctttctatatttgatagttcacaaacatctaagaaatgcaacctcatacttcgtttcaaaacaattaaatttactttgaataacaGAACAAaggagatcaataacagaatctagaattgaaaatacttttgttacattttttggttcacaACCATTCTATACAAAAACatggtaactcatcttttgctttgcataccactggaaaacacaactaatgcagtagctagaaattcacGTCAAgaagcctgtgctgctttccttattatccaaaatggcagttttaagcagttgtttactgggaaccacattacaagataaattttcctgacatcttgctctatgaataacttttacatggcaGCGGCCTtcgtctaatttctttagaaaatcagaaataaaaacattttgctggagtaacatttctgataaataataaaattgctcttccattctcaatgtTACTATtaactgtttgagaggtgcaatagttacaagactttgaggtggaaaaacaaatagaataaaatgacacaccagaacattctttgcaagaacaaagataaacatttaagtgctcctaacgtggcttcatagctcagttggttagagcgtcgcaccggtaccgcgaggtcacaggttcaaaccctgttgaagttctgaatttttcaattgcgttcataactgcgaggatcatagcttcacttgaaaactcAGTACGGCGTTTAAGACCCCCTGCGTTGAAACGATTCTGTACCCAGAGCTCTCACGGTAAAATAGGCAAGGAGGAACCATGGACGCTGGAAATCATCAGCTACTGGTCTGAGAAACCCTCCAGCACATTAGATTATTTTGCACTTGTAGACCgtcaaaaattgtattttaccaAATCAGTGCAAAAGTCAGGTGCGACCCCAAACTTGAATTTCGTCagctgcgctgattggttggaaGCGTTGCCGGCGCGTAATAATTTCgactgaaccaatcagagcagctGACGAAATTCACGATTTGGCTCGCGTAATGCCTCGGTAGGCGCGCACCCTCATTCACGGAGAAAAACACTGCTAAACAACTGAACTTTTCTCggattttcttgttcttcacgACTCATACGAGCGCTAAATAATATGTACGTGGAGTGAATATCATTGGGCTATGTATAAGTACCGCACGCAATAAGACAACTTCGTATGTAGAAATAAGAATTCACATTTCTTTCAAGACTACTTTCAAGATCAAGTCAAAGAACAACGCAAGAGTCTAATGTTCAGTTCGTTGGGGGTCAAAAATGTGCGACCACGTGATCACAAAAATACTCGCACACATCACTTTAGAAAGGTTTCTTAGCTAGAATTTACAACAACTGCTGGGATATCTTCATCCCTCACAACTGTAATAGGAACAGCGTTATGCGGTTCAGTATTCAGCTTCACTTCCAAAGGGTGGAGTCTCTGCACTGGGCGTCTCCATTCTGACGAAGGCAAGTTGCCGGACTTAACTTTCACTACTGCACTTCGAACTTCGCCATCAAGACCAGGAAGTAAGCGTTGAACCCTTCCAAGTCGCCACAGTTGTCTTGGGGTCGTCTTCTCATGTATGCACACGACATCTCCCACTTGAACCTTACTCAGTGAGCTAACTCTCTTAGAACAGAGGTGTTGTTCTCTAAGTTGTGTGAGATACTCTGCTCGCCAGCAGTTCCAGAAATGATCGAGGATTCTCTGTAAGACCCTTGCTCTCCTTGAAAGCGCTTACTGGGTATGTCCAACATCAATGGAATAGTTCTTTGATGGCATTGACAGAATTCTTCGGCCTATGACTAGGTGAGAAGGCGTCAGAGATTCCTCGAACTCATCATAAACGTAAGTCAAAGGACGTGAATTCAAGACTGCTTCAACTTCTACTAGGGTTGTAGACAGTTCGTCGTAATTCAAGCGCGCATTGCGTAGACACTTCTTTAAACTTAACGTGACAGACTTCACAAGGCGTTCAACAAAACCACCCCACCAAGGGGCTGCCTCAACATTGAACCTCCATTTTGTACCATCACGCTGACAATAGGCCTACAACCTTGGGTTCTTAAAAGTCTTTCCATTGTCACTGACAATCAAGGTTGGCGTTCCCCTTCTTCCCTTAAATCGAGCGAGGGCCGTCCGCTGCCAGACTTAACACAAGTTCAAGATGAACAGCTCGGCTTAAAGCGCACGTGAATAAGGCTATGTAAACTTTGTTCATTCCTCCCCCTTTAGCGAATGTAACCCTGACATACATAGGACCCGCAAAGTCCACTCCAACACGGGAGAACGCAAACTCGTCACTTAACCGGAACTCAGGAAGCGGTGGGGAATGAGGAATCTTCTATCTTCTTACAAACAGAACATTTTCCAGTCACGGTTTTTACATTCATAGCTTGTCTTCCCTTTACTACCCAGAAGCAGGACCTTAGCTCTGTAAGAGTCTCTCTCACACCATTGTGTAGGACCTTCAGATGACATTCATTGATGACCAAATTTGTGAAGTGGGACGACCTTGGCAGAAATATAGGAAAGCGAGCGTTAAACGAGATTGGTGCATTCTTGAGACGGCCTCCACACCTAAGAATTCCTTTGCCACCTTTGTACAGTGATAACGAAACTTTGACCTGGTTAAATTTCTCGTCTTCCAAAACAGACCCTTGCACCTCCGTGATCCAAAGGTCTCTCGCTCGCTCGATTTCCTCTTGCTTCAAATCTTCATCAATCAATtccttattttcactttttcgCTTAAGATTAGACACAAATCGCAAGACATATGCGGTAACTCGTACCAGTCTCTGTAGACTACTAAATCTTTTGAAAGGAATAATGCAGTCAagattaagctttctttcagacgTCACTTTGTCAGCCACAATGTGTGCAAGAACAGTGCTGTTACCGTGCTTCTTTTGACTACTTGAACTTTCCTTCTTCAACTGAAGCCCAGTATCGGGTTCTGTACTTTTGACCTCAGGGTTCAATGGAAGGATTGGCCAGGACTCTTTACCCTTCAACACAACTGGTTGGCAACCAGCTTAGAAGCCAATAAACGGCGAGAACATATATAAGCAGGATTATTCTCCGAGGGGCAGTAATCCCAATAAGCTGGTTTTACGAGTCCACGAATATCCACTACTCTATTTTGCACAAATTGCTTGAATTCTCTGTTTACGCCCCAAATCCACCACAAGGCAATTTGAGAATCCGACCGCGACAGAAGACAGAATCAACCCTAAGAGTTCCTTCAAATGCTGTCAAGACAGAGTTGATCAATCTGGCCAGAACTAGAGCGCCTAACAATTCCAGTCGTGGAATGGTATCTCCATTGATAGGTGATACCCGTGTCCTTGATCTCACAAGCTCGGTGAACACAGTTACGTCAGTCAATTCGACGTGCAAATATACAACTGTTCCATATGCTCTCTCAGATGCATCGGCGAACCCATGAAGTTGAACACTCTGCAACTATGGCAACGACTTGCCGGCTTGCCTCTTCAGCTGTACTACTCCAACCATCTTCAAATCTTCAGTAAGCTTGAGCCACTGTTCATGAATGACCATTTCAACACGATCGACCCAGCCCATCTTTGACTAACAAACAGATTGGAAGATTATCTTCCAGAGGATGATAACTGGTCTCAGTATACCAAGGGGGTCATACAGCTTGCTCGTCGCTGTGAGAATACTTCTCTTTGTAATAGGGCTACCATTGTTGGTTTCCACTGGAGAAGCCAAGTTCAGAGAGAACATGTCACTTTCAGTGTCCCATCCAATTCCAAGTACTTTACACCTTACACTGCAGGGGTTACCTTTTGCCCTGAACTGAGAACTTGAGAGGGTCTgatcttcttcttcaatcttACATTCTTCAACAGGCTTGgttgaaacttcaacatccagAGGAGACTCTCGTTCAATTTGTTTCTGAACTAGTGTAGAATTAGACACCCACTTTCCCATATTAAAGCCTCCAATCTTGAAAGATGATTTCAGATTCTTGAACATCTCGAAGACCAGATCATCAGAATCTTCTCCACCTACAAAATCATCCACAGACAGGCTCTTCAACACACACTCAACAAATTCTCCGGGTATATCAGTGTAGGTTAGGTGATGACGAATAGTTGCATTCAACAAGAAGGgacttgaggaaatgccaaTGGCAACTCTTGCAAATCTGTAAACTTGGAGATTTAGGTGTTTGCTACCGATATCATCCACCCACAGAAAGCGAAGATAGTCATGATCCCTTGGGTCAACTGAGATGTTCAGAAAGGCTTTCTCCATGTCTCCTGAGATGGCCACTTTATGAACGCGGAACTTCAAAAGAATGTCGTAAATGAGGAAAGACAGTGGTGGGCCAGCATAAAGACAATCATTAAGACTGGGTGTGGTACTCTGTGCTTTAGCGCTGGAATCATAAACCACGCGCAGCTTTGTGGTTTCCTTATCAACACGAATAACCTCATGATGAGGAATGTAATGAACCTTGCCAACACCATTAGTAGTTCCTTGATCTACAGGTTCAATGATCCCTTGTTTCAACTGTTCTCGGATAACATCATTAAACTGCCTTAACACATCAGGCTGAACACTCAGACGCCTTAAAAGTGACAACAGGCTTGATTTGCACCATACAAAATTATCGGGAAGGAGGTCATGATCCTCCTTAAATGGTAGTCGCACTTGATATCATCCTTCCACGAATTCAACTTCATTAACAAACTTGTCATACAGAGTGGCATTGTCATCACGAATTCCAAAGGATTCATAGTCCCAGATTTTTCTCAGTTCTGATGGAAGATCATCATGTTTAATTACACTCGATTCCACCTTCAAAACACGAGTTGCAATGAGATTCACAGTTTTGGCATGGAAATTATCACACATGACCATAGTGGGTCCAGAGAGGACAAATCCTAGCTTTGTGGCTAGGGCAACTGGTTTCCGTGGTGCACCCCTCACTATAGTACTTTCTACCAAGGACCAATAGTAGTCAGCCCCAATGAGAATACTGACTTCCAGCACTCCACCACCAGCTCTGTCAGCCAATGGAAGATTACGGAGATGCTCTTAGCTAGACTGAGTCAGTTCAGTGGACTTAGGTCAAGGGGCCACAGATCACTGGTACCACATACGCTTGAATGTACACAGTTGTATTGCATAACGTTTTGATGCCAACTTGAACAATCTCACAGGTACATGATCTGGCATCTGATTCTTCAAAGGTTTTGATCAGCAAGGAATCTCTACCAACAACAGGTAGCTTCAATTTGTCCTTAACAGCCTGAGTCACGTAAGATCACTGATTGCATGAATCGAAAGCAAGACGCACATTTAGTGGACTACTGTCATTGTCTGGACGCATGACTTCAGCAGCTGCAGTTTGCAACAGCACGGACCCTCTGTACTTATCCACATACAAACTGGTAGAGACATCAGGTACATTCTCAACTTGTTCTCATTCACTCACAGTGTCTTCAAAACTATCACAGATAGTAACTTGGTGGGCTCCTTGACatttgaaacatttcacaggACTTTTACAGTTACGTGACAAATGCCCAGatttgagacaaagaaaacatctGCCTTTCTTCCTCAAAACTTGCTTTCTAGACTCAGCACTTGAGACCACACTACATTTAGAGCTCTGATGATTTTGATTGCAAAACGAGCACCACACACGAGAAAACGGTTTGTTCTTTGCACTTTCAGAGTACAAAGCAGAAGTAGAATGAAGCGACTCACCTCTCTGAAACGGGTTTGACGGTATGACTTCCTTAGGGTTCAAAACTCattgttttctcatttgcaATTCCTTGTGAAGTTCATTAAGGATTTCTTTTAAATCTCATGTTTCTGATTCCAAATTCCGTGACATTGCCATTCTAAATATTTTGCACACAATTTCGATGACTGTCGCGAAACTTTAACagattcttcaatttcttcttctcGGCCATACCTTGATTCCCACGAGCCATTAAAAGCAAATATAAGACTGCACGCAACACGAATTCGAAGATGGTTTAAGTCAAGATTTTCTGAGTTTCCTAGCGGAATCCGTTCCCGGGTGTCGGCATCAAATGTACAAGAACCTTACGCCATAAGACACATTCCTTTCAAGACTACTTTCAAGATCAAATCGAAGAACAACGCAGGCGTCCAATGTTCAGTTCGTTAGGGGTCAAAAATGTGCGACTACGTGATGTAGTCGGATCCAGTTTTTCACAGGTTatatggaaatggaaattttaTATGGATTGAGGACTCGTGCTTGTGAAGGAGATCAAATTGTGGACTGATGTTCGGCTCCAAAAGTGACGAGTCTGCAGCAACAATGGCTTatgaatcgacacaaaacagAAGTGAACACCATGTTTGAGGTAGGGAAGTTTATTGCGAGAAAAAGACATGCagtttttaactcttttcactATTAAACTCCCTTATTACGTGATggttatgcattgcaaaatcgcgCTGTGAGCTTGGGCCGCTTGTGCTTCAGTCGAATATTCAACTAACATTCGACAGTTGacttacatgtgccgaatcaaTTGCAAGTGCATTATTTATATTTTACCCATAACTCCACAGTTTTTTGCTAAACGACATGCCCGAGGAAAGCAGTATGGCGGCCGTGGAGGAAACAAGTATGTGTGCCTCCTGCTTCTCTACAACGAAATATATTTGCCTGAGGTGCGGAAATGTTTTCTGCCGCCAGCCTTCACTTCTGGTTAATCGAGGGCACGATCGAGGCCGAGGAGCACGTGTTGTGACATTTTTtcgcgacaaaaacaaaaccaaaacaagagaACAAATACACAAAGGCCGTATTTTCCTTGCCAAGAAGTAATGCGCTGCAATCTGCATGATAAGACGTCGTCTCCTGTTAACGCGAATAATGTTTGAAAGGCGTAGACAACGCCAACGTAAAATTATTCTTTATTGTTGTCCGCCGTATTGGCGGAGAAGCTTACAGCAGGGACTGGTAGTGAACTCAGTAATAAATGCGACACAAttaaatgcgacgtttaaatcaaattttcaactttttaaaatttgagtCGACTCAAATTGAAATTATATTCTGCACATGTAAAATGTCACGTTTAAACCAGGCCTTTTTTACATGGTAACTAAATAATATAGTAACTGTACTAAACATGCCTTTTAAAATGGGTTTTGTATGTTTGCTGAAATTTTATAGCTATTTGATTTCCTCCATCATTTATCTAAAACACACTTGTAAACAATGCTCTCATCTTAACACTGTTCTAGTGATATTTACCCACATGATTTGGGAAAGTCCTTAATTTATGTATCCTTGCTTGTGGTGTTTTCGTCCGTGCGGTGATCTTCTGAGAAAAATATTGTGACTGTGAGTTACCATTATCGATTCTTTTCGGATTATTTTACTATAATATTCTACCGTAAGATGTCTGTTGCTCCCTTTTTCTCTGATTCTGGAGGAGATAATAGCCGTGGTCACACTGCAGACTTTTACCTACAattttggacaaattaaatggaacattgagaccacccctccccccaaaatcagtgatgggaaaaatggcgcgttttggccttcacacaccttcatccttgatttgggggagagcgggcatttctgttccattttattctgtccaagattgtctatgAGCGACTGCTTGGCGTTACCAGTAGCATATGGGGTAATCACGACACGAAATCTGCTCTCGTTCGCTCAAAAAATTACATCATCCGAATACCTGAGAGTTGactgtaattattttcataAGCTATATTTACGTTTAAAGCAGGAGACCTATAAAATGAGAAcataaattgcaaacaaaaaagagaataaaactattgggaaaaaaaaaagaaaaacaaaaagaaagaaatcggaTGTAAGGAGGATTCGAACCTTCTACCACAGATTATCTACCCCATCCAACTATCCAACCTACCCACAATGTACGCTTTAGACTTTGCATCCGTGCGCCAACCATACCGAATATGCAaacttgttgaatttttaagaactgcATTTGCGCTCCCTTAAATTTGTTGGCGATATTTACCTAATCTATCTTCTGATTTTTCCACGCTGAAAAATAGTGCATGATTTACGTTCACAAAAGTGTTGATGGACACGATTTGCGGGCTAACAGCAACgaattttgtcgatttttcaCGATTTTGTCGTCTGGCCAGAAAGGTGACAGAACAGATTGACACTTTTTCCATTGCTTGTTAACCGTGCTTAACCGTTGAAAAGCGTCTCAAAACAGACGTGAATTGTATAAAAAGTCTCGTGAATCGTGCCTTAAACGTTTTAATGTCATGTAAAACCATTCAAGTGCTCTGCAAAGCTTTAAAAGCGCTACTTTAATGCTTGAGTCTTTTGCCATTGCTTCGTTTAATCTCGGCGATGCGACCCTACATagagagatatgtccagaaatgcacacaacaacaaaaattgcaaaaaagagATAATGTTGgctaatttggcaaatatggcgaaaatgacaattttgccataatcgccaacgaggcaaagcacaaagcagtataggggccccatataAGTTGGCGAAaacggcgaatttggcaaatatggcgaaaatgacaattttgccacaatcgccaacgaggcaaagcacaaagcagtgaaggggcccataaaagttggcgaaagcggcgaatttggcaaatatggcgaaaatgacaattttaccacaatcgccaacgaggaaaaagagaaagcagtgaagggggcccataaaagttggcgaaagcggcgaatttggcaaatatggcgaaaatgacaattttgccacaatcgccaacgaggcaaagcacaaagcagtataggggccccataaaagttggcgaaagcggcgaatttggcaaatatggcgaaaatgacaattttgccacaatcgccaacgaggcaaagcacaaagcagtatagggggcCCATAAacgttggcgaaagcggcgaatttggcaaatatggcgaaaatgacaattttgccacaatcgccaacgagggaaagcacaaagcagtgaagggggcccataaaagttggcgaaaacggcgaatttggcaaatatggcgaaaatgacaattttgccacaatcgccaacgaggcaaagcacaaagcagtatagggggcCCATAAacgttggcgaaagcggcgaatttggcaaatatggcgaaaatgacaattttgccacaatcgtcaacgaggcaaaacacaaagcagtgaagggggcccataaaagttggcgaaaatgacatttttgccacaatcgccaacgaggcaaaacacaaaacagtataggggccccataaaagttggcgaaagcggcgaatttggcaaatatggcgaaaatgacaattttgccacaatcgtcaacgaggcaaaacacaaagcagtgaagggggcccataaaagttggggaaaatgacaattttgccacaatcgcgaacgaggcaaaacacaaaacagtataggggccccataaaagttggcgaaagcggcaaatttggcaaatatggggaaaatgacaattttgccacaatcgccaacgaggcaaagcacaaagcagtgaaggggccccataaaagttggcgaaagcggcgaatttggcaaatatggcgaaaatgacaattttgccacaatcgccaacgaggcaaagcacaaagcagtatagggggcCCATAAacgttggcgaaagcggcgaatttggcaaatatggcgaaaatgacaattttgccacaatcgtcaacgaggcaaaacacaaagcagtgaagggggcccataaaagttggcgaaaatgacaattttgccacaatcgccaacgaggcaaaacacaaaacagcataggggccccataaaagttggcgaaagcggcgaatttggcaaatatggcgagaacgacaattttgccacagtcgccaacgaggcaaagcacaaagcagtatagggggcCCATAAACGTTGGCGAAAGCgtcgaatttggcaaatatggcgaaaatgacaattttgccacaatcgtcaacgaggcaaaacacaaagcagtgaagggggcccataaaagttggcgaaaatgacaattttgccacaatcgccaacgaggcaaaacacaaaacagtataggggccccataaaagttggcgaaagcggcaaatttggcaaatacggcgaaaatgacaattttgccacaatcgccaacgaggcaaagcacaaagcagaagaattcgatctccagtgctgtttcaaatgtttgaccttaaattacaaaagttcatttcttgaatttttatgattttagaaaattaacaaccagcatgaagaacaagggaaagaggaatttggcaaaatagggagatCTGGCAACGGGACGTGGctccaaataacaaagtcatggcaaggttgtcatttgtgactgcgctggaacaatttaattactgacatatataatgaataataatcaccaacgggtactaacagtttcaaagcagttatgtgAATCTTACCAATGTGCGCTTTcaaggaattagattcaataaaccacacacaaaatatgtccttgtcgtatgatccattacttgaaagtaagcattgcgtgaagatgcacgtcgtgcctgtgaattttatagtagcttttcacgaatcttgccatcagtcgaaattgaaatccttttaccacaactgtggaagaatgtcgacacccagtagaacagaagttgcaaaattaaaattctccacaagacgataaacatttcttgaattgtgatccgccggaaataccgaagcgttcttttagacgccatcttatgaaattgacatatacgtcgtgttaagtcactgtagtgtaactgctaactgagccccaagtctcctcgttcgtcgtctgagtacatacatacataaatacataaatacttTATTCGTCCCAAATGGGTTTTTCAGAATAAAGTCAAGGGATAACTAATGCTATAtacaagtaaattaattaactaattaactagtaAATGACATAATCGAAccgattaattattaattaattaatgaaataaaaacaaaagtggaGCAATTCAGTCACTAAAAAATTCGAGAGAAGGCTTCTCCTCAGGCAACGTTTGAAGTCCTGTAGTGCTTTCTTCctcacacgatctcgtaaatAGTGTAGTTAAGTATAAtgcagtgctttcttcttcacacgatctcgtgaataGTGTAGTAaaccgaaccacaaaatgaaagctaaaattttacaagagtGCTTAGGCTCCGGTAcagtacctgcagaagctgccagTGCTTAATTAGGTCTAATCACTGAATCGAGCGCTTAGTCTTATTCAGAAATCGAGTGCTATTGCGAATGAAagttaaccgaattgtaaaatgattcgtTGAACGCGCTATgagaacgagagatacatatcaacttaacaaatcgaaagtggttcagcgttgtctgtactcttatcgacaacgatattcgccatcacagtggtcaaaatgttgtggatttAGGAGGTGCAGTGAgcaatttgcctcgcgaggccaaaaatatcaaacatgtttgattttgtcTTCACGGCCTCgcaaggcgaatttctcaccaaaattttCCCGCGAACATGAAGAAACGgatgagcaaaccgcctcgcgatgGAGTATGCTCAGCTGTTTCCTcgccgtgtgcggcgggcttaagtAGGCCAAAAGCATTTGAACAgtagaaaactatttttttatCTTGGAGCAGCTGCAGTTTACCCCGCCACATCAAGGCCGTTACTGTAAAGGGCTCGccacgcggtacgcggaaaaaATAAAGTCAAGGTTGCTAAGTATCTTAAGAAGCTGGCTACGCagtacgcggtacgcagaaagaATTAAATTCAAGATGGAGAGGTATGTTAGCTGACTACGCGGTACGCGTACGCAATGTTAAAAgcgtgcttaggcctaatcactgaaacgagcgcttaggcttaatcaatgaACGAATCCTATTtgcttcacacaatctcgtgcaaagtgtagttagccaaaccgtaaattgtaagctaaaatgttaacaagggtttaggcctaatcactactagaggactattattaatagtcttCGAGTAGCGAAAAGGTGACGCTTTacttcgttttattcccaagtaaatatttctttaacttgcattcgctaatttattattgccttttctgtctgactagttgggtgataataaaacaattagacccttcgccctcaagggccacggggtcaatagcccattcggcttcgcctgaAAGACTATTAGCCCATAGCCTGCAAGGActatgggtctaattgttaattaatacagcaatttaagaaataatttacaGCAAGAATCCCCAATGTGTGTCCACTTATTATAGTCTCCCGATGTATGCAATCCAGTCAACGGCAGGTAtgtttttgcaggttgcaggttgcaggttg from Montipora capricornis isolate CH-2021 chromosome 9, ASM3666992v2, whole genome shotgun sequence encodes:
- the LOC138017358 gene encoding uncharacterized protein, whose translation is MVMCDNFHAKTVNLIATRVLKVESSVIKHDDLPSELRKIWDYESFGIRDDNATLYDKRLSVQPDVLRQFNDVIREQLKQGIIEPVDQGTTNGVGKVHYIPHHEVIRVDKETTKLRVVYDSSAKAQSTTPSLNDCLYAGPPLSFLIYDILLKFRVHKVAISGDMEKAFLNISVDPRDHDYLRFLWVDDIGSKHLNLQVYRFARVAIGISSSPFLLNATIRHHLTYTDIPGEFVECVLKSLSVDDFVGGEDSDDLVFEMFKNLKSSFKIGGFNMGKWVSNSTLVQKQIERESPLDVEVSTKPVEECKIEEEDQTLSSSQFRAKGNPCSVRCKVLGIGWDTESDMFSLNLASPVETNNGSPITKRSILTATSKLYDPLGILRPVIILWKIIFQSVC